Within the Pseudomonas putida genome, the region GGCGGACTTCCAGTACCACGACACCTACTTCGTGGTGGCGCACTTCCACTACGTGCTGGTGCCCGGGGCGATCTTCGGCATCTTCGCCTCGGCCTATTACTGGCTGCCGAAGTGGACCGGCCACATGTACGACGAAACCCTCGGCAAGCTGCATTTCTGGCTGTCGTTCATCGGTATGAACCTGGCCTTCTTCCCCATGCACTTCGTTGGCCTGGCAGGCATGCCGCGGCGCATTCCTGACTACAACCTGCAGTTCGCCGACTTCAACATGGTGTCATCGGTCGGGGCATTCATGTTCGGTGCCACGCAGATCTTCTTCCTGTTCATCGTCATCAAGTGCATTCGCGGCGGCGCGCCGGCCCCGGCCAAACCCTGGGACGGGGCCGAGGGGCTTGAGTGGTCGGTGCCTTCGCCGGCGCCGTATCACACCTTCCAGACGCCACCGGATGTGAAATAGGTAACCGCCCATGACCGGCCAACCGCTCAAACGCCTGGTGCTGCGCCTGTTGATGCTGACGGTGGTGATGTTCGCCTTCGGCTTTGCCCTGGTGCCGATCTACGACGTCATGTGCAGGGCCTTCGGCATCAATGGCAAGACGGGCGGGCAGTATGAAGGGAGCCAGGTCAGCGATCCGACGCGTTCGGTGCGGGTGCAGTTCATGTCGACCAATGCCGGTGACATGGTCTGGGATTTCTACGCCACTGCCGACCAGCTCGCGGTCAACCCGGGGGCCGTCAACCAGATGATCTTCGTGGCTCACAACACCACTGACCGGCCGATGACCGCCCAGGCCGTACCCAGCATCACTCCGGCCGAGGCCGCGGCGTACTTCCACAAGACCGAGTGCTTCTGCTTTACCCAGCAGGTGCTGCAGCCCGGCGAACGTATCGAGATGCCCGTGCGCTTCATCGTCGACCGGGACCTGCCGGCCACTGTGAAGCACCTGACACTGGCCTACACCTTGTTCGACATCACCGCTCGCCACCCGCCGGTCGCGCATGTCGCGCCCCAGGACGTTCAGGGCGCCCGTTAAGGGAAGGAGAACAGCAATGGCAAGTCATGAACACTACTACGTCCCTGCGCAGAGCAAATGGCCGATCATTGCCACCATCGGAATGTTCATCACGGTGTTCGGCCTTGGCACGTGGTTCAACGACCTCAAGGCTGGCCACCCCGATTCCCACGGGCCGCTGATTTTCTTCGTCGGTGCGCTGTTGCTGGCCTACATGCTGTTCGGCTGGTTCGGTGCGGTGGTGAAGGAAAGCCGCGCCGGGCTGTACAGCGCGCAGCTGGACCGCTCGTTCCGCTGGGGCATGAGCTGGTTCATCTTCTCCGAGGTGATGTTCTTCCTGGCGTTTTTTGGCGCACTTTTCTATGTACGGGTACTGGCCGGACCCTGGCTCGGCGGAGAAGGCGCCAAAGGTGTCGCACACATGCTGTGGCCCAGTTTCGAGTTCGCCTGGCCCCTGCTCAATACCCCGGACCCCAAGTTGTTCCCGCCGCCCAAGGACGTCATCGACCCTTGGCACCTGCCTTTGATCAACACCATTCTGCTGGTCAGTTCGAGCGTGACCATCACCATCGCCCACCATGCGCTGCGGCGTGGCCACCGTGGGGCGCTGAAGCTGTGGATGGCCATCACCATCTTGCTGGGGCTGAGCTTTATCGCACTGCAGGCCTACGAATACTTCGAGGCCTACACCCACTTGGGCCTGACGCTGGGCTCGGGGATCTACGGCGCGACCTTCTTCATGCTCACAGGCTTCCACGGTGCCCACGTGACCTTGGGCACGATCATTTTGATCGTCATGTTCGTGCGCATCCTGCGGGGCCACTTCAACCCGGACAAACACTTCGGCTTCGAGGCGGCAAGCTGGTACTGGCACTTCGTCGATGTGGTGTGGGTTGGGCTGTTCATCTTTGTGTATGTGCTGTGAAGAGCGACACAGCCCTTTCGCGCCACAAGGCCGCCCCTACAGGTGGCGGCTGACGGCCTAGAAGGGAGCGTGGGAGACGAGCTGGCCAGAGATGAAGCCATATGCCACCAGGGCGATGGTCACGCAGGCCAAGGTGACACGCACGGTCAGTGCCTTGAGCAGGCGGGTGGAGTTCTCATCGTCCTTGACCAGAAACACCAGGCCGCTGAACAGGCTGGCGATGGTGGCCAACAGCATCATGACAATCGCGGCCTTGAGCATGGCGTTTCTCCAGGGGGATGCGGTGATGTGGATAAGTATAGCGAGGCGCCCGTGAGGCTGTTTCGCCCGGGCTGGGTACCCACCCTGGTAGTGCTTGCGCTACTGCCGGGCTTGATCGCCCTTGGCTGCTGGCAATTGGGCCGAGCCGCCGAAAAGCGCGCATTGCTGGCCAGCCATGCCGAGCGTAGCGTCGACGCGCCGCTTTCCGCCGCCCAGTTGCAGCTGAGCGACGACCCCGCCTTCCGCCGTGTGCACCTCTACGGCCG harbors:
- a CDS encoding cytochrome c oxidase assembly protein; the protein is MTGQPLKRLVLRLLMLTVVMFAFGFALVPIYDVMCRAFGINGKTGGQYEGSQVSDPTRSVRVQFMSTNAGDMVWDFYATADQLAVNPGAVNQMIFVAHNTTDRPMTAQAVPSITPAEAAAYFHKTECFCFTQQVLQPGERIEMPVRFIVDRDLPATVKHLTLAYTLFDITARHPPVAHVAPQDVQGAR
- a CDS encoding cytochrome c oxidase subunit 3, with protein sequence MASHEHYYVPAQSKWPIIATIGMFITVFGLGTWFNDLKAGHPDSHGPLIFFVGALLLAYMLFGWFGAVVKESRAGLYSAQLDRSFRWGMSWFIFSEVMFFLAFFGALFYVRVLAGPWLGGEGAKGVAHMLWPSFEFAWPLLNTPDPKLFPPPKDVIDPWHLPLINTILLVSSSVTITIAHHALRRGHRGALKLWMAITILLGLSFIALQAYEYFEAYTHLGLTLGSGIYGATFFMLTGFHGAHVTLGTIILIVMFVRILRGHFNPDKHFGFEAASWYWHFVDVVWVGLFIFVYVL
- a CDS encoding twin transmembrane helix small protein, whose amino-acid sequence is MLKAAIVMMLLATIASLFSGLVFLVKDDENSTRLLKALTVRVTLACVTIALVAYGFISGQLVSHAPF